One Colias croceus chromosome 28, ilColCroc2.1 DNA window includes the following coding sequences:
- the LOC123703984 gene encoding probable serine/threonine-protein kinase DDB_G0278901 has protein sequence MEGVLSQRMSPLLKCIILFLFIFTAKVLTSRPQESTDTRNSIHHVKPSHYVRTFTKYHHRRTNQWNNMHDTGYWPVYDHPKHIGKRSVPNSNELNTPDKDLNQLVSDSVRGNIIGVSDKTVVKEEITNEVKKYKPKVTTAVPTTQTNITCLYKIHNVALSVTPSYNEDKNAQLMVENVIFDTGTLSEMTLPDGEVVQVEQCTDPRAYCYTLWHQDNEGNITVLGQGCWRSSHGGNSCDKCTRVTARLPGSKFCCCTKSYCNADFTSLREETVTIKAESTMESAATHPNYSSAVAAAILALVAILLMAIVFRKVYCNRIELDKDEMSDGVDLEKGDVMGSGPDALATGLSCVDNLTLIEHIGQGKFGSVWRGSLGSTPVAVKLYTNPSAWQKEAAIYAIPHLAHPNILRYYGSDSRPSLTDAGGRSHLLVLELCPMSLRERLIQAPITWLEFATLAHGLASALAHLHTPSGSKPCIVHRDVNSGNVLVASDGTARLADLGLAQALTPRRDNTAPSRITEAGTLRYLSPEALEGALDLTGARCALCAVDVYALGLVLWELLWRRAGPAYAPPYHAHGLPHRPTLAQMQTLVCRNKARPPLPRGPVSEARALKIAADTCEECWDHDAEARLTAVCVEERMAELKLMLLVQGPVIHDNNLHPNQPETNTQITPNEVDKNSNCVPLQHGDVTTPLLYPHAHIGRNTCIERNTNTNTQTHTVELIHKSLKDITAPTEPKPPSVTENCLSVARISHNRMHTQENSDRLNEIRSYQRPLDYVQNDVSAPEERGPKQTNLLQEQKDKKWGIRKFFEKKLNKTPKETEVKLVAENVTQNGRTKTSVVDKPSNIDFDRPTNLGIQDRPYNFEAPCTLSPPNKTLSPTMLMESDMNTVFRELPARDNNDRNQIFAVIVPKVKQELNQNKIKGSSESLNKRSVRTSMSSQSMKAGHSESEDSTLKKRLSCDNPIINSAGSSRASINLELQYLPNQTDNFNNDSPFDMNSDCSSSEDEHLMLLSENNGAKITIQTVTKPSENDKKKHQNDVLKEASHTKTDFTFNKFQNKYTNFDNEFSDSNDKENLVNGYSGDNPVYIAALNGEIDTSELKILEEQKKPSLKSLAIKRQHSLEQVNEIFSSSGDLNLQNPAGRVKTPGDLPVAIRRARRDRALQKGRASECNRLSLYDDRMMFGNSL, from the exons atGGAAGGTGTACTTTCTCAGAGAATGTCACCACTTttgaaatgtataattttattcctaTTTATTTTCACGGCGAAAGTGCTCACGTCTCGTCCTCAAGAATCTACGGATACCAGGAATAGCATTCATCACGTAAAACCTTCGCATTATGTTAGAACTTTCACCAAATACCACCACCGAAGGACAAATCAATGGAATAACATGCATGATACTGGATACTGGCCAGTATATGATCACCCCAAACATATAGGAAAAAGAAGTGTTCCAAATTCAAATGAGCTAAATACACCTGATAAAGACTTGAATCAGTTGGTCTCTGACTCTGTTAGAGGCAACATCATTGGAGTGTCTGATAAAACAGTAGTTAAAGAGGAAATAACCAATGAGGTTAAGAAATATAAGCCCAAGGTTACTACTGCAGTTCCAACAACTCAGACCAATATAACATGTCTGTATAAGATTCATAATGTGGCTTTGAGTGTTACTCCATCCTACAATGAAGACAAAAATGCACAGCTTATGGTGGAAAATGTCATATTTG ACACCGGTACACTATCGGAGATGACGCTCCCTGATGGGGAGGTGGTGCAAGTCGAACAATGCACGGACCCTCGCGCGTATTGCTACACGCTGTGGCATCAAGATAATGAGGGAAACATCACTGTACTTGGACAGG gTTGCTGGCGTTCCTCGCACGGTGGGAATAGCTGCGATAAATGCACGCGGGTGACCGCCCGCCTGCCCGGCAGCAAGTTCTGTTGCTGTACAAAGAGCTACTGTAATGCTGATTTTA CATCCCTACGCGAAGAAACGGTGACAATAAAAGCGGAATCAACAATGGAAAGCGCGGCAACACACCCGAACTATTCTAGCGCGGTCGCGGCGGCCATCTTGGCGTTAGTCGCCATCTTGTTGATGGCTATCGTGTTTAGAAAAGTGTACTGCAATAGGATCGAATTGGATAAGGATGAAATGAGCGATGGTGTGGATTTGGAGaaag GTGACGTCATGGGCAGTGGTCCTGATGCGTTAGCAACTGGTCTGTCGTGCGTTGATAATCTTACGCTTATTGAACATATAG GCCAAGGTAAATTCGGTTCAGTGTGGCGCGGGAGTCTAGGTTCGACTCCCGTCGCCGTGAAACTGTACACCAATCCGAGCGCGTGGCAGAAGGAGGCGGCGATATATGCGATACCGCATTTAGCGCATCCGAATATATTGAGATATTATG GCAGCGACAGTCGTCCCTCATTAACGGACGCCGGGGGACGGTCCCACCTACTAGTGCTGGAGCTATGCCCCATGTCCCTGAGGGAGCGGTTGATACAGGCGCCAATAACGTGGTTGGAGTTCGCCACGTTGGCCCATGGGTTGGCGTCCGCGTTGGCGCATTTGCATACGCCAT CTGGCAGCAAGCCCTGTATAGTACATCGCGACGTGAACAGTGGTAATGTGTTAGTGGCCAGCGATGGCACAGCAAGGTTGGCCGATTTAGGATTGGCCCAAGCTTTGACCCCACGCCGGGATAATACAGCGCCGAGTCGGATTACtgag GCGGGCACGCTCCGCTACCTATCCCCCGAGGCGCTCGAAGGAGCCCTAGACCTGACCGGAGCCCGGTGCGCTCTATGCGCGGTGGACGTGTACGCGCTGGGGCTGGTGCTGTGGGAGCTGCTGTGGCGGCGCGCCGGGCCCGCGTACGCGCCGCCCTACCACGCGCACGGCCTGCCGCACAGGCCCACGCTCGCGCAGATGCAG ACGCTAGTGTGCCGTAACAAAGCAAGACCGCCATTACCACGTGGCCCCGTATCGGAGGCGAGAGCTTTGAAGATAGCAGCGGATACTTGTGAGGAGTGCTGGGATCATGATGCGGAGGCTAG ATTAACCGCTGTATGCGTGGAAGAGCGCATGGCTGAACTGAAACTGATGCTGCTCGTGCAAGGGCCAGTTATTCATGATAACAATTTACATCCAAATCAACCAG AGACAAACACGCAAATAACACCAAACGAAGTTGACAAGAACTCCAACTGCGTGCCGCTCCAACACGGTGACGTCACAACCCCCCTCCTATACCCGCACGCACACATCGGCAGGAACACGTGTATAGAACGTAACACCAACACaaacacacagacacacacagTCGAACTCATACATAAGAGCCTCAAAGACATAACAGCTCCTACGGAACCAAAACCTCCATCGGTCACCGAAAATTGTCTATCCGTAGCGAGGATCAGCCATAATAGAATGCATACACAAGAAAATTCGGACAGATTGAACGAAATTCGATCGTACCAAAGGCCACTAGATTACGTGCAAAACGACGTAAGCGCCCCCGAAGAAAGAGGCCCGAAACAAACTAACCTATTGCAAGAGCAAAAAGACAAAAAGTGGGGTATAAGAAAGTTCTTCGAGAAGAAATTGAACAAAACACCAAAAGAGACAGAAGTTAAATTGGTCGCGGAAAATGTTACGCAAAATGGCAGAACTAAAACGTCAGTTGTGGATAAGCCTAGCAACATTGACTTTGATAGACCTACCAATCTCGGTATACAAGACAGACCCTATAACTTCGAAGCACCGTGTACATTATCGCCGCCAAATAAAACGCTTTCTCCAACAATGCTAATGGAGTCAGACATGAATACAGTATTCAGAGAACTTCCCGCTAGAGATAACAATGATAGGAACCAAATATTCGCCGTCATAGTGCCTAAAGTGAAGCAGGAATTGaaccaaaacaaaattaaaggCAGTTCTGAAAGTCTGAATAAGAGATCGGTCAGAACGTCCATGTCTTCACAGAGTATGAAGGCTGGGCATTCAGAATCTGAAGATTCGACTCTGAAAAAGCGTCTAAGCTGTGACAATCCTATCATAAATAGCGCAGGATCGTCGCGAGCGAGTATTAACTTAGAGCTCCAATATCTACCCAACCAAACAGACAATTTTAACAACGACAGTCCGTTCGATATGAACTCAGACTGTTCAAGCAGTGAGGACGAACACCTAATGCTTTTGTCAGAAAACAATGGCgcgaaaataacaatacaaactGTAACAAAACCAAGTGAAAACGATAAGAAAAAACACCAAAATGACGTCCTAAAAGAAGCGAGTCACACAAAAACTGACTTCACGTTCAATAAAttccaaaataaatacacgAATTTCGACAATGAATTCAGCGATTCAAACGATAAAGAGAACTTAGTCAATGGTTATAGCGGCGATAATCCCGTGTACATAGCGGCTCTGAACGGGGAAATAGACACGAGTGAACTAAAAATCTTGGAAGAGCAAAAGAAACCGTCTTTAAAATCTCTAGCAATCAAACGGCAACACTCTTTAGAGCAAGTTAACGAGATATTTTCCTCCTCTGGTGATTTAAACTTGCAGAATCCTGCTGGAAGGGTAAAAACGCCAGGGGACTTGCCAGTCGCTATACGCAGGGCCAGAAGGGACAGGGCCCTGCAAAAGGGCAGGGCCAGTGAATGCAACAGGTTGAGCTTGTATGACGACAGAATGATGTTCGGAAAcagtctttaa